CATAGTATCTATTATCTTAATAATAATGCTTGTACATTATGTTCCACAATAGAAGCTTATGTATTTTTACTTACTCTACAAATTTAATGATGCCAAATCCAAACTAATCTTCGAGACATGGACATACTATAGCCATAtcttagtgaaaagaaagaaccaTATGCCAGATCCAACCTCATTGATAGTTTAAgtgaaaataaattctaaaagaAAAACCTAGATCTATCTATATCTGCGTTTCATTCCCAAGCATTCTGAAGGAAAATGTCACACTATGGCAATCAGTTCAGGAACCATttcattattcatttatttattcccAAGTCCCAACTGCAATAAGGCTTGAAATTGATAAACATAACCGACTAGAAGTTGAATAATGAACAAGACATGATATtccaaagtttaaaaaataaaaaataaagtctgTAAAATTCTACACAATTCCCATGATTAAAGCAGAGGTTGAAGGGAGGAAAATTATGGGTGATTGTTATACAAGATAGAAAATAAACCTTTGACAATTGAGAAAGAAATCAGCAGCATTTTTGTAGCTTCACCAATGCTTGTGATAAATAATTGGTGTTATATTGCAATTCTTTAGTTATTTTCTAATACTCTTTGACACATTCTATCTATAAGAATCCTTCTTTGATTGTCTGTGCCCATTCCCTGCCatgttcttctttctccttggtGCATCCACACTAGGTTCCACCAATGGGCCAGACCAGGTCTGGAAATTTGCTTTAGGATATGACAAGTTTGTGGAACTAAATGGAACATCAGGAGGATCGAAAATTGGATCCATGTGATGTGAAGAACCCAAAGGATAGCCAAGAGTTCCATCTTCGTGAGGAGGAGGAAACTTCTCACTCTTGCTCTTAGCATTTGCATGCGTTACCAGTCGCCATCTCTGTAATAAGAGTTAAACCATTACTACAATATTAAGACATAAAAGTAAGTTGAGATATGAACCAActccatgtatatatatatattgatgccACTTTATGAAAACCGGAAAAATGCTTTATTTTACAGTTAACTGGGAACATATATACCTTAGTACAGATCATGTAAGCCAcaataataacataattttttcattGGTAGGTCGATTTGCCCACgtgtaagttttttttcattttgatcattGGGAAGAGATGAGAAGATAATGGGAAACACATTTCAAGAGTATTTGAGAGAAATGAATGCAACTAAAGGTCTAAGTTTTCTGCAATTGCTTTTATCAATAAGAGGAATGAAGTATTCACTAAGACAAAAGTATTTGTGTAAATGAATGATGTGCCTTATCTGACATACATCAATATTTGCTTGCAACTCAGCATTGGAATCTGGAACTGAAATTCCCCTTCCACCTCGATCACGTGGACGTGATTTCTTGACACCAGCAGCATTAGCTTTGCCAGCAGCTCTCAATCTACAGTAATGAAACATTAAGATTAAAGTATTGAAATGTTTGGATCTTTAGTATTTTCTTTCAGAAATATTTTCTGCTCCCTCTAGTATCATTGAGAGGTAGAGaataagagaaaattcccaaggAGAGGGAtaactaaataaatttgatCAAGTTACATACATGCGTAATAACTTCTTCAATcaaatatagaaaaagaaagaaaaagaagtgaatTGAAAGGCAAGACAACCTTGTGAAATTTTTATGCAAATAAGAATTCTTAAGATAATTGAGAGTTCCATTTAGAAGTTCAGAAAAAATCCATCTTCggtatttaaatatattgatgAAATTATTGTTCAGGTGTCAAAAGCAATTTAAGTTATCCACCTTCTAGCTTCTTCATCCCGTAGCTTTGTATCCATCTCCTTGCTGGGAGGATATTTTGGAAGGCTAGAGGGTTCACAGGCATAAGGTTTTGATGTAAAGAACTGCAAAAGAGAAGCAATTAACATTAAACTTGGATTCTTATATTAAATTGTTGGAACACTAAGGAGTTCAAGCATAATTCATCATACTTAAAACTAAATACAACCACCAACATATTATAGCTATCTCTGCCATTTCCCATGAGTAACAAGCAATCCTGTCTCTCTCAAAATATAGAgtaaaaacaatcaaagaaaaaaacaaattcaagtgaagttCAGTCATTCATCCACCAATAGGCTCAATTTAAGTGACTTTATTTTTAACTCATGTTCAGGATTTATTTCTTGATATGTAACACTGTGACAGTCCTGGCAATCcagaacttaattaaaaaatagaggaTTGTATTATATACAATGAAAGTCAACAGTTGCTGGTATACGATATAAACAAACCAAAAGTAAAGATGCATGTATGAGTTACATAATTACGACAGAAACACACTTGCAAAAGCATAAGCAGCCTCCTACTTGGTTAATTGACATCAATATAGGGggagagaagaggaagaaaagtCATCTAACTATCTTAAGATGGTCCTTGCTAATATGTGATGAAAAATTGGGGATAGAAAATTGAGGGAATAAGTAAttgtttttttggtctttgtccAAGGTATCCCCTTGGGCGTTGCTGTTGAGACTAAAAAATCAAGCCCTTAATGACTCAGGGGGTTTCCCAGCAATTGCCTTCTCAAGGACTTGAACTTTCAACCTAACATCAAAATGTGGATTTCTTACCACCACACTCATCTTTGTTGGCAGCGAATTACTTATtctatttatgaattaaaacaTGACAATAAGGGAACTGTCAAGTAGATGTAGCAATTCTATttatatgtatttaaaaaatagcaTAAATAAGTGATTCACAGGATTAATTTAGTGATTAAATTATCATCTTACTTCACTATGCAAAGCATCTGTGGCAGTTTGACGTTCAGCTGGATCGATTGCGAGAAGGATCTCAATTAGTGGCAGGGATGATGCTGGGAAATTCTTAAATGTCTCTGCTATGCACCGCTTGTATGATATTCGGGGCTTAAAAATGGTAGCATGTGGcaactttaattttttccaATACTCGTCAGAAGGAGAACCACAAAGCTTAAATATCTTATGTAGCTGCTCCACCTGTGAAGCACAGTGGATATATATCAACCAAATCAGAAGCACAAACCTTCTAACACGAGCAACAAAATCTTGCACCATTGACAAGTAAAGTGAATACATCTTATGCTCTTagagaaattataaaatgaaattaatcatttaaagaTTACCTCGGTTCGACCAGGCATAATAGGCTTCCCAGCCAACAATTCAGCAAGAATGCAGCCAGCACTCCAGAGGTCCACTCCTACACCATAGTCAGTGGCTCCAAGGAGAAGTTCTGGAGGTCGATACCATAAAGTAACCACCCTGCTTGTCATAGGGTGCTTGTGATTAGGATCGAAGAAGGAAGCTAATCCAAAATCAGCAATCCTAAGAATTCCTTCACTGTCAATGAGAAGATTTGACCCCTTTATATCACGATGCAGCACATGACGGTTGTGACAGTGTTCCAATCCAGAAAGTAGCTGATGCATGTAACATTTAACCTAAAATACCCAGCTATAGTAAGGAAAAGAAGTTCCAAATCCAGaaacaaaagattttttttgaatcataaatttcaaccaaGTCTAGTGCTAGATTTTACACTAAGCAACGTAAATATGTAAAAACCTGAGACTCTGTGAACTTAATTGTGGGGCTTGTAGCAAGTCCAGCCAAATCATGATCCATGTATTCAAAGACAAGGTACAAACTGCATGACATCCTTGAAGTCACCAAACCTTCCAGTTTGACAACATTGGGATGATCCAGATGGCGCAGAATAAGAATCTCTCTAGCCATGAATTTCACACTCTCAGGCTCTAAATTGTCAAAGCGGACCTTCTTTAGGGCAACAATTTTCCCTGTCAAAGTATCCTTTGCTTTGTAAACATTGCTATATGTACCTTGTCCAACCTGATTGAAAAACAGTCCAGAAGCCAAGCCAGTTAGAGACCAAATTTTTGTTAACTTTACAAGAACAGAACGGAAGTAGACATTTCAATGGAAGGGTtttcatttcaataaataaCTTCCCAAGATAATAGAAAAAATCACGATACCTTAACTTCATATTACTAATTTTAGATGTTGCATACATTTGAAAGCAGAAGAACATAAGCAATAAgttgttgaaacttgaaatcaAGATAACCAAGTTCCACATACTTAAATTGGCAACTGTAGCAAAGAAATCATTAACTGCCTTACCTTATTAAGCTTCTCAAAAGTGTCAGCTCTTCTAGGGACCAATCCATTAATAGCTTCCCCAGCAACCTTGGAGAGCCAAGAGGGCCACCCTGCAGCTACTTGCTCACCATGTACATGGTTAGGTGGATTGCTCAACCTCGGATTCGGCTTCGAAGATCGCCTTCTCTCCCCTTTTGGGCGCTTGCTCTTCTCCTCTTCTCCACCCACCTTCACATTCCCACTGTTCTGAGCCACACCATCTTCTGCTCTTGCAACTTCCACTTCCTCTTTCTTCTTTGATGCTTCTTTCCCAAACACACACCCCATTTCTCAAAATACTCATTTACTCAACCCCTTcttaccttcttcttctttttcctcttcctcctcctcctcctcctcctcacaTTCCCTCACTTGCCACAACCACATTTTCCCTCATTTTCTTGCAATTCAAACATCACAGGGAATCAGAATCAAGCCCTAGTAGTAGTTTTCCCCCAATCTTAAAAAGCTGAAAGAGGGGTTTTAAGTTTTAGCCAAAGGAATGTGCAAATGTTAATTCAAAAGACCCTAACTTTTCCAGACAAAAGTGGGAGTGCAATGATTTGGTGTCACCCACAACTTGCAATGCAGTCAAAGAAAATGAGCTTATATCAGTCAGACATGcacaacagaaaaagaaaaagcagcaaaaaaaaaaaaaaaacaataacagtAAAATATGACTAGCTTTTCCCCCCACTTGTGAAGTTcctttgttcttgttgttgctgCTATGTTTTCAGAAGTGGGTTTATTCTTTTAACCCTTTTGGAGTGTGGATATGATGTTGAGTAAGATCAAGGTTGAAAACAGTTACAATTCTAGGAGTTTGGGGCATCCCAGATTCAAAGAATAATGTACACAAAATAATGTCTTGGAAACTaggaagataaaataataatgtggGGTGAATCTGATATGCTTTTTCCCACTTCACTCTCACACATACGATGTTGTAGTGTCTGTCTACGTACAAGTCAGTTTCGGATTTTCGCAGCACTGGGTTTGTATCCACTAAGGAAACTTCCATGGGAAAATATTATAGAGAGAACAATCAAAGACACATGCCGTGGACatagttaattatttattgagaAATGCTGATCAATTACTATATCACAGTGaagtttttatttaactttaacatgaaaaaataggaaaaatatatttgtacaaCATATATTGATACctagggagaaagagaaaaaaaaatataaacataataaGTGATATAATTTGCTAATAAgatagagataaaaataaatgaaaaatgataaaaaaaaaagtggttagaataataaaatgttttaaatatatttgcaaaAATATGTTTAGTTGAGTTTGTTGAATGGTAGGATGGGTCCTACATGCACTTGAAACTAAACTAACTTTACTTGCTGATGGCTTCCTCGGCTATTTCATATTTGCTTTGCtttgcttttttctttgaatttttttgttagaaaaattGTTCATTCATAAATTGCAAGTGAACACAACTGAATTCGAAAATCGGAACATAACAATATAGATATGCTACCACAAAATTTATGTGGATAAAGTAAAGCATTAAAGAgataaaactctaattttaattagagTAGAATagtaaaaatactaaaaacatcatattgtataaaaaaaatagtaaaaatattacCCCTGCTTAGGTTTCGTTGATTTATTTAGCAAGCGTCTTATTGTCAAAGGAGACAGTTGGCTACTATCGTACATTCTGTGTTGGTTTGGTTCTTAGTCATTGGTGATAAATGCGTACTTTATTACACTCTTCGGTTTTGTTTGGACCTTTTGTTTGTGCTAACGTTGGGACATTGTCGGGTTCTCAAAATTAtagtataaaagaaaaaaaaatagtaattttgtttttgtatatatatatttttttaaaaatatgactacgcgtgattaaataataatgtgaaactttatatataactaacaacattaaaattaaactaaatgatAAAAAGTCAATAACACATGAACAATCAAGTAAATATTATGAAGATTCGTAGAGTAGAAGGTTTTGATAGCAGCAGCTGCGGGATCCACCCATTGAACAACAATTGATTGGTGCATGGCAATGCCATAGGATATATCAACAGTTTTCTCAGCCACGCTTATTCATATtggataaaatcataaaaaatctgGGCAAGTAAGAGGATTGTTTTCACATTATAGTAACCCACTATATATCTTCTGGGCAAAGGAATTGACACGTTGAAATATAAAGGACAGCCACAACAAAACAAGGTTGTTAAGATAGGTGAGCTTAAATTGACCCTAGACATATTAAATTGCCCCCttcaattatgttatatatatcatGAGATAGATTAGACAACAACATTTTCCAAAAGTAAGAAAATTTCGTTAGCTATGAGTTGCTGCATGGAATCAAAATTGTACCAAGTACTAATATATCATGATTGGGAAGCTACAAACACCTATGTTTAGTTGTTAATTTGTCTGCTATCACAGACtgaactttaatatttttatatactccACGAGATTTGGTGAGTTCTGTTCATCTTTTTTCGGTGCGTGGGAGTTAAGTTTTGTAGatagttttatattcatattataaattataatttgttaagGGTTTTGTACTTTTGTGTACATTAAGTctcaaataaaatgatattaacaGACAATATATATCGCTCAATATaccataaatttatttctctacagttatatttatttttaatttattgacgATCACATCAATATTACTAGCAAATCAAATTGCAAAGTGATTAGTTTCATATTAGTTAGGAAAGAGTAATGACTCATATACCTAATGCTAATTTACAGTTTTGATCAGTAGAGACGTAGTGTTGGTACGTTGTCTGAGTATAATTCTTGCCATTAGCTCGATAACTTTTCTAGATGGTCCCCGTCCAAACTCctcaacaagtggtatcattGAGATCCTTGTAAGTTGTATGGAATAATAGTGATTTCAAacttaaatataagattttaaaaaaaaatatttgttcatttttataagtttttttttttaattttagatgcattaatttttttcctatatattatattattatttaattattctcttTCCAATGATAAACAAGTAAATGaataaagagaaattaaaagagtaatttttgaataataatacagataattgacaattttaatacaataattatttaaaaaaaaacataaattagttgaaaatattttatgattaaaatcgAAAGAAATAATTAGGATGGATAAGAAGTAGAGCATAGCAATGCGGAGATTCGCACTTAATATTGGAAAATCAAGTGAGTATGTAGTTAGCCTCACAGTAATTAGGAAATGGCGGAATGAAagatatgtaaaaaaatgtgaGTTGTATACTTTAATTAGTAGTAATATTTCCTAAGATTTTGAGAGGAAATGTGATATCAATTTCACTTGGCCGGTGATCCTTGTCTCCAGTAACTTGTTAACTCCTCTAGGTATTCCCCTAAATTCCCTAATTAACGCATACCGATCGAGTTCTGGGACTCTTCTGCATCTAAATATTTTCACGTCAAACTAAAGAAAAACACCGAAGTTATAGCAGCTTAAGATTTGATGCGGATAAAATGTTTTGAGATATGTAACTTATTCGTGCACATATAGAGCGTTACATGATCACATCCAGTGATAAAAACGAGTCCATAGTTAATTAATTGGTTATTATGCTGATATAGATTGTATGTTATGCCTTTTAATTGAAACTTGTAGCCAAAAAATTTTCTAACATTAATAACAAGGtaacatatttaactttttttaaaataaaaaattatcagaaTAATTGTTGTTCAAAGCATTAGTATTTAAGAAATTTTAGTAACATTGGAGTCTGGAGAATATTAACTAGTTGTGTGAAGTGATTAATGTTACTAAATTTGACGGCATTTTTCTAGAAACCATAGTCCTTTTACTAGTGTAGTTTGAGCATTTCTTATTACCACTGTGACTGTGACTCTTGGGATGCCTTGTTCTAAACCCCAGAAAATAGAAATTGACAAATTGTTAATCTCACTCTCTTCATGCATGTTCCATCCAATCGGCTAAAGTCATCACCTTTATAGATGTCTGACACTCATTTACAGGTGTCAAAGGTACACGCAGTGAACAAATGGCACTCTAAATTTGGAGAACTGAGAACATGATCTCCGTAAATTTACCTCAAAGAGACTCTTTTAGTAACTATTTACTAAATAGGGtcccttttgaaaatatttgtaaaGGGGATTCCTTTTTACAAAGGGTGTCGTCATCACCAATGACGAGACACTCCCCAATGGAAGGGGCGATACAGGGTGAGGTGGAGGCAGTCTCGCTAATGGGAGGGGCGAGACAGGCTGATGTGATGGTGTTGCCAGTGTTTGTGACAATacatggagaaggaagaaaatatTATCGGTCTGTATAGCAAAACAACGGGCttagttttgcatttttttttatttttttaataaaagaagtatatgttatttatatttttttctcatcttttgaaaCTGGGTCACGAGAAACACATATGCTTTGCAAAAGATTATTTTCCTTAGTCTTATAGTCTTCatttatgtttatataattaaagaaaagcaTATGTGCCACTAGTACTTATGGCGATATTT
This region of Glycine soja cultivar W05 chromosome 17, ASM419377v2, whole genome shotgun sequence genomic DNA includes:
- the LOC114394083 gene encoding probable serine/threonine-protein kinase At1g54610, with the translated sequence MGCVFGKEASKKKEEVEVARAEDGVAQNSGNVKVGGEEEKSKRPKGERRRSSKPNPRLSNPPNHVHGEQVAAGWPSWLSKVAGEAINGLVPRRADTFEKLNKVGQGTYSNVYKAKDTLTGKIVALKKVRFDNLEPESVKFMAREILILRHLDHPNVVKLEGLVTSRMSCSLYLVFEYMDHDLAGLATSPTIKFTESQVKCYMHQLLSGLEHCHNRHVLHRDIKGSNLLIDSEGILRIADFGLASFFDPNHKHPMTSRVVTLWYRPPELLLGATDYGVGVDLWSAGCILAELLAGKPIMPGRTEVEQLHKIFKLCGSPSDEYWKKLKLPHATIFKPRISYKRCIAETFKNFPASSLPLIEILLAIDPAERQTATDALHSEFFTSKPYACEPSSLPKYPPSKEMDTKLRDEEARRLRAAGKANAAGVKKSRPRDRGGRGISVPDSNAELQANIDRWRLVTHANAKSKSEKFPPPHEDGTLGYPLGSSHHMDPIFDPPDVPFSSTNLSYPKANFQTWSGPLVEPSVDAPRRKKNMAGNGHRQSKKDSYR